A region from the Enterobacter roggenkampii genome encodes:
- the cobO gene encoding cob(I)yrinic acid a,c-diamide adenosyltransferase codes for MSEERHQQRQQRLKEQVDARVAAAQDERGIVIVFTGNGKGKTTAAFGTATRAVGHGQKVGVIQFIKGEWPNGERNLLEPHGVEFQVMATGFTWDTQNRETDTAACLAVWEHAKRMLADPSLNMVLLDEITYMVAYDYLPLEDVLNALKDRPAHQTVIITGRGCHRDILELADTVSELRPVKHAFDAGIKAQMGIDY; via the coding sequence ATGAGTGAAGAACGTCATCAGCAGCGCCAGCAGCGGCTGAAGGAACAGGTCGATGCACGCGTCGCGGCCGCTCAGGACGAGCGCGGGATCGTCATCGTCTTTACCGGCAACGGTAAAGGGAAAACCACGGCCGCATTCGGCACGGCGACACGCGCCGTCGGCCACGGGCAGAAGGTCGGCGTTATCCAGTTTATTAAAGGTGAGTGGCCTAACGGCGAGCGTAATCTGCTTGAGCCTCACGGCGTTGAGTTCCAGGTGATGGCGACCGGATTTACGTGGGACACCCAGAACCGCGAAACCGATACCGCAGCCTGTCTGGCCGTCTGGGAGCACGCTAAAAGAATGCTGGCCGATCCTTCACTCAATATGGTTCTGCTGGATGAGATCACCTATATGGTCGCCTACGACTATTTGCCGCTGGAAGACGTGCTTAATGCACTGAAAGACCGTCCCGCCCATCAGACGGTTATCATCACGGGGCGCGGGTGTCATCGGGATATTCTGGAGCTGGCAGATACCGTCAGCGAGCTGCGTCCGGTTAAACATGCGTTTGATGCGGGCATCAAAGCGCAAATGGGGATTGATTACTAA
- a CDS encoding YciK family oxidoreductase, protein MHYQPQKNLLQNRIILVTGASDGIGREAALTYAEYGASVILTGRNEEKLKGVAQEIEAAGGIPARWYTLDLLTCTPASCQELAHRISTHYPRLDGVLHNAGLLGEVRPMDEQDPEIWQEVMQVNVNGTFFLTQALLPLLLKSDSGSLVFTSSSVGREGRANWGAYAVSKFATEGMMQVLAEEYQSRHLRVNCINPGGTRTKMRASAFPTEDPQKLKTPADIMPLYLWLMGDDSRRKTGMTFDAQPGRKPGISQ, encoded by the coding sequence TTGCATTATCAACCGCAAAAAAATCTGCTGCAGAACCGCATCATTCTCGTCACTGGGGCCAGCGACGGGATTGGCCGTGAAGCGGCGCTGACCTACGCTGAGTATGGCGCGAGCGTCATCCTGACCGGCCGCAACGAAGAAAAACTTAAAGGGGTGGCGCAGGAGATTGAAGCCGCAGGGGGGATTCCTGCTCGCTGGTACACGCTCGATCTGCTCACCTGCACGCCCGCGTCATGTCAGGAGCTTGCTCACCGCATCAGCACCCATTACCCGCGCCTGGACGGCGTACTGCATAATGCCGGCTTGCTTGGCGAAGTTCGCCCGATGGATGAACAGGATCCCGAGATCTGGCAGGAGGTCATGCAGGTCAACGTCAACGGGACGTTTTTCCTGACCCAGGCACTGCTTCCTTTATTACTCAAATCGGATTCGGGTTCACTGGTGTTCACCTCCTCCAGCGTAGGCCGTGAGGGGCGCGCAAACTGGGGTGCCTATGCCGTATCAAAATTCGCAACCGAAGGCATGATGCAGGTGCTGGCAGAGGAGTACCAAAGCCGCCATCTGCGCGTAAACTGCATTAACCCGGGCGGTACGCGCACCAAAATGCGCGCCAGCGCCTTCCCGACGGAAGATCCGCAGAAGCTGAAAACGCCGGCAGACATTATGCCGCTCTATCTCTGGCTGATGGGCGACGACAGCCGCCGCAAAACCGGGATGACCTTTGACGCCCAGCCGGGCCGTAAACCAGGAATCTCGCAATGA
- the rluB gene encoding 23S rRNA pseudouridine(2605) synthase RluB, whose product MSEKLQKVLARAGHGSRREIEAIIEAGRVSVDGKIATLGDRVEIVPGLKIRIDGHLISVKESAEQICRVLAYYKPEGELCTRNDPEGRPTVFDRLPKLRGARWIAVGRLDVNTCGLLLFTTDGELANRLMHPSREVEREYAVRVFGQVDENKLRDLSRGVQLEDGPAAFKTIKFTGGEGINQWYNVTLTEGRNREVRRLWEAVGVQVSRLIRVRYGDILLPKGLPRGGYTELDLTQTNYLRELVGLTPETTSKVAVEKDRRRMKANQIRRAVKRHSQVSSNRRSGSRNNNG is encoded by the coding sequence ATGAGCGAGAAGTTACAGAAAGTGCTGGCGCGTGCCGGCCACGGTTCACGCCGTGAAATCGAAGCCATTATTGAAGCGGGCCGCGTGAGTGTGGACGGTAAAATCGCCACGCTGGGTGACCGCGTAGAAATCGTACCGGGGCTGAAGATCCGTATCGACGGTCATCTTATCTCCGTGAAAGAGTCCGCTGAGCAGATCTGCCGCGTGCTGGCTTACTACAAGCCGGAAGGCGAGCTGTGTACCCGCAATGACCCGGAAGGTCGCCCGACGGTGTTTGACCGTCTGCCTAAACTGCGTGGCGCTCGCTGGATTGCCGTTGGTCGTCTGGACGTGAATACCTGCGGTCTGCTGCTGTTTACCACCGATGGTGAACTGGCAAACCGTCTGATGCACCCAAGCCGTGAAGTGGAACGTGAATACGCCGTGCGCGTGTTCGGTCAGGTTGACGAGAATAAACTGCGCGACCTGTCGCGTGGCGTTCAGCTGGAAGACGGTCCTGCGGCGTTCAAGACCATCAAATTTACCGGTGGGGAAGGCATCAACCAGTGGTACAACGTGACCCTGACCGAAGGCCGCAACCGCGAGGTGCGTCGTCTCTGGGAAGCGGTAGGCGTGCAGGTTAGCCGCCTGATCCGTGTCCGTTACGGCGACATCCTGCTGCCAAAAGGCCTGCCGCGTGGGGGTTATACCGAACTGGATCTGACCCAGACCAACTATCTGCGCGAGCTGGTCGGCCTGACGCCGGAAACCACCTCTAAAGTGGCGGTGGAAAAAGATCGTCGCCGCATGAAGGCGAACCAGATTCGCCGTGCGGTGAAGCGTCACAGCCAGGTGAGCAGCAACCGCCGCTCTGGCAGCCGTAATAACAACGGTTAA
- a CDS encoding L-threonylcarbamoyladenylate synthase produces the protein MSQFFYIHPDNPQPRLINQAVEIVRKGGVIVYPTDSGYALGCKIEDKGAMERICRIRQLPDGHNFTLMCRDLSELSTYAYVDNVAFRLIKNNTPGNYTFILKGTKEVPRRLLQEKRKTIGMRVPSNPIAQALLETLGEPMLSTSLMLPGSEFTESDPEEIKDRLEKVVELIIHGGYLGQQPTTVVDLTEDAPEVIREGVGDVKPFL, from the coding sequence ATGAGTCAGTTTTTCTATATCCATCCGGATAACCCGCAGCCACGCCTGATTAACCAGGCCGTGGAGATCGTCCGCAAAGGCGGCGTGATTGTCTACCCGACCGATTCCGGCTACGCGCTGGGCTGCAAAATTGAAGATAAAGGGGCGATGGAACGCATTTGCCGCATTCGCCAGCTGCCGGACGGCCATAACTTTACCCTGATGTGCCGCGATCTCTCTGAGCTGTCGACCTATGCTTATGTCGATAACGTGGCGTTTCGCCTGATTAAGAACAACACGCCGGGCAACTACACCTTCATCCTGAAAGGAACGAAAGAGGTGCCGCGCCGTCTGCTGCAGGAAAAGCGTAAGACTATCGGCATGCGCGTGCCGTCGAACCCGATTGCGCAGGCGCTGCTTGAAACCCTCGGCGAACCGATGCTGTCTACCTCGCTGATGCTGCCCGGCAGCGAGTTTACCGAGTCCGATCCGGAAGAGATCAAAGATCGTCTGGAGAAGGTGGTCGAGCTGATTATTCACGGCGGTTATCTCGGCCAGCAGCCGACCACCGTGGTCGACTTAACCGAAGATGCACCGGAAGTGATTCGAGAAGGCGTGGGCGATGTAAAGCCTTTCTTGTAA
- the trpD gene encoding bifunctional anthranilate synthase glutamate amidotransferase component TrpG/anthranilate phosphoribosyltransferase TrpD: MADILLLDNIDSFTYNLADQLRANGHNVVIYRNHVPAQTLIDRLATMQNPVLMLSPGPGAPSEAGCMPELLTRMRGKLPIIGICLGHQAIVEAYGGYVGQAGEILHGKASSIEHDGQAMFAGLPNPLPVARYHSLVGSNIPAGLTINASFEGMVMAVRHDADRVCGMQFHPESILTSHGARLLEQTLDWALQKLEQTNTLQPILEKLYQAQTLSQQESHQLFSAVVRGELKPEQLAAALVSMKVRGESPQEIAGAATALLENAAPFPRPDYPFADIVGTGGDGSNSINISTASAFVAAACGLKVAKHGNRSVSSRSGSSDLLAAFGINLDMNAERSREALDDLGVCFLFAPKYHTGFRHAMPVRQQLKTRTLFNVLGPLINPAHPPLALIGVYSPELVLPIAETLRVLGYQRAAVVHSGGMDEVSLHAPTLVAELRDGEILSYQLEAADFGLTPYHQEALAGGTPEENRDILTRLLQGKGEVAHEAAVAANVAMLMRLHGEEDLKANVQKVLDVLRSGAAYDRVTALAARG, translated from the coding sequence ATGGCTGACATTCTGCTGCTCGATAATATCGACTCCTTTACCTATAACCTGGCAGATCAGCTGCGTGCGAATGGTCACAACGTCGTTATCTACCGCAACCACGTTCCGGCTCAGACCCTGATTGACCGTCTGGCGACCATGCAAAACCCGGTGCTGATGCTCTCCCCGGGGCCGGGCGCGCCGAGCGAAGCGGGCTGTATGCCCGAACTGCTGACCCGCATGCGCGGCAAGCTGCCGATTATCGGTATCTGCCTTGGTCACCAGGCGATTGTTGAAGCCTACGGCGGTTACGTCGGCCAGGCGGGCGAGATCCTGCACGGTAAAGCGTCCAGCATCGAACATGACGGCCAGGCGATGTTTGCCGGGCTGCCGAATCCGCTTCCGGTCGCGCGCTACCACTCGCTGGTCGGCAGCAACATTCCCGCCGGGCTGACGATCAACGCCTCGTTTGAAGGGATGGTGATGGCGGTACGTCACGACGCGGATCGCGTCTGCGGGATGCAGTTCCATCCGGAATCCATCCTGACCTCCCACGGTGCCCGCCTGCTGGAGCAGACCCTCGACTGGGCGTTACAGAAGCTGGAGCAGACCAACACCCTGCAGCCGATTCTGGAAAAACTGTACCAGGCACAAACCCTGAGCCAGCAGGAGAGCCACCAGCTCTTCTCCGCCGTGGTTCGCGGCGAGCTGAAGCCTGAGCAGCTGGCGGCCGCGCTGGTGAGCATGAAGGTGCGCGGCGAAAGCCCACAGGAGATCGCCGGTGCCGCTACGGCCCTGCTGGAAAATGCCGCCCCGTTCCCGCGCCCGGACTATCCGTTTGCCGATATCGTCGGTACCGGCGGTGACGGCAGCAACAGTATCAATATTTCAACCGCCAGCGCCTTTGTGGCGGCGGCGTGTGGTTTAAAAGTGGCTAAGCACGGTAACCGCAGCGTGTCCAGCCGGTCGGGCTCGTCTGATTTACTCGCGGCATTCGGCATTAATCTCGATATGAACGCCGAACGTTCCCGTGAAGCGCTGGATGACCTGGGCGTCTGCTTCCTGTTTGCGCCGAAGTATCACACCGGTTTCCGCCACGCAATGCCGGTTCGTCAGCAGCTGAAAACCCGCACGCTGTTTAACGTGCTCGGCCCGCTGATCAACCCGGCCCATCCGCCGCTGGCGCTCATCGGTGTCTACAGTCCGGAACTGGTCCTGCCGATTGCCGAGACCTTGCGCGTGCTGGGTTACCAGCGTGCCGCCGTGGTGCACAGCGGCGGAATGGACGAAGTGTCATTGCATGCGCCGACGCTGGTAGCCGAACTGCGCGACGGTGAAATCCTGAGCTACCAGCTCGAAGCCGCTGACTTTGGTTTAACTCCGTATCACCAGGAAGCGCTGGCAGGCGGTACCCCGGAAGAAAACCGTGACATTCTGACGCGCTTATTACAAGGTAAGGGAGAGGTCGCCCATGAGGCCGCCGTGGCCGCCAACGTCGCCATGCTGATGCGTTTGCACGGTGAGGAAGACCTGAAGGCCAACGTTCAAAAAGTTCTGGATGTACTGCGCTCCGGTGCAGCTTACGATCGCGTTACCGCACTTGCGGCAAGAGGGTAA
- a CDS encoding anthranilate synthase component 1 — translation MQTAKPHLELLTCEAAYRHNPTALFHQVCGARPATLLLESADIDSKDDLKSLLLVDSALRITALGDTVTIKALSDNGASLLPLLDAALPSGIENERHPEMRILHFPPVSQLLDEDARLCSLSVFDAFRLLQNLVTVPHDEREAMFFGGLFAYDLVAGFEDLPETEQGNRCPDYCFYLAETLLVIDHQKQYTRIQASLFTPSGAEKTRLEHRIAQLQQQMTEAPPALPVQRVEKMTCDVNQTDDQYGAVVRQMQKAIRAGEIFQVVPSRRFSLPCPSPLAAYDVLKKSNPSPYMFFMQDNDFTLFGASPESSLKYDATSRQIEIYPIAGTRPRGRRADGSLDRDLDSRIELEMRTDHKELSEHLMLVDLARNDLARICTPGSRYVADLTKVDRYSFVMHLVSRVVGELRHDLDVLHAYRACMNMGTLSGAPKVRAMQLIAAAEGRRRGSYGGAVGYFTAHGDLDTCIVIRSAYVEDGIATVQAGAGIVLDSVPQSEADETRSKARAVLRAIATAHHAQEIF, via the coding sequence ATGCAAACAGCCAAACCCCATCTCGAATTGCTGACCTGCGAGGCGGCCTATCGCCACAACCCGACCGCGCTGTTTCATCAGGTGTGCGGGGCTCGCCCGGCAACGCTGCTGCTGGAATCTGCGGACATCGACAGCAAGGACGATCTGAAAAGCCTTCTGCTGGTCGACAGCGCGTTGCGCATTACCGCCTTAGGTGACACTGTCACTATTAAGGCTTTGTCAGACAATGGCGCATCGCTGCTGCCGCTGCTGGATGCCGCCCTGCCTTCAGGCATCGAAAACGAGCGTCATCCGGAAATGCGCATTCTGCATTTCCCGCCGGTTAGCCAACTGTTAGATGAAGACGCGCGCCTCTGTTCCCTGTCCGTCTTTGATGCCTTCCGCCTGCTGCAAAACCTGGTCACCGTTCCGCACGATGAGCGTGAAGCGATGTTCTTTGGCGGGCTGTTTGCTTACGACCTGGTCGCGGGATTTGAAGATTTGCCGGAAACCGAGCAGGGCAATCGCTGCCCGGACTACTGTTTCTATCTGGCCGAAACCCTGCTGGTGATCGACCATCAGAAACAGTACACCCGCATTCAGGCCAGCCTGTTCACGCCTTCTGGCGCTGAGAAAACCCGTCTGGAGCACCGCATTGCCCAACTGCAGCAGCAAATGACGGAAGCGCCGCCTGCGCTACCGGTGCAGCGCGTGGAAAAAATGACCTGCGATGTGAACCAGACCGACGATCAGTACGGTGCCGTGGTTCGCCAGATGCAAAAAGCGATTCGCGCCGGGGAAATTTTCCAGGTCGTGCCTTCCCGTCGCTTCTCTCTGCCCTGCCCGTCCCCGCTGGCCGCTTACGACGTGCTGAAAAAGAGCAACCCCAGCCCGTACATGTTCTTTATGCAGGACAACGACTTCACGCTGTTCGGCGCCTCGCCGGAAAGTTCGCTGAAATATGACGCCACCAGCCGCCAGATTGAGATCTACCCGATCGCCGGAACCCGTCCGCGCGGACGTCGCGCAGACGGCTCGCTGGATCGCGATCTCGACAGCCGCATCGAGCTGGAAATGCGCACCGACCATAAAGAGCTCTCCGAGCACCTGATGCTGGTTGACCTGGCGCGTAACGATCTGGCTCGTATTTGCACCCCAGGCAGCCGCTACGTGGCGGACCTGACTAAAGTCGACCGCTATTCATTCGTGATGCACCTGGTCTCCCGCGTGGTGGGCGAGCTGCGCCACGACCTCGACGTGCTGCACGCCTACCGCGCCTGCATGAACATGGGCACCCTGAGCGGTGCGCCGAAAGTGCGCGCCATGCAGCTGATTGCCGCCGCCGAAGGACGCCGTCGCGGCAGCTACGGCGGCGCGGTGGGCTATTTTACGGCCCACGGTGACCTCGATACCTGCATCGTGATCCGCTCCGCCTATGTCGAAGACGGTATTGCCACCGTCCAGGCGGGTGCCGGGATTGTTCTTGATTCCGTTCCGCAGTCTGAAGCTGACGAAACGCGCAGCAAAGCGCGTGCGGTCCTTCGCGCCATTGCTACCGCACACCATGCACAGGAGATTTTCTGA
- the sohB gene encoding protease SohB, which produces MELLSEYGLFLAKIATVVIAIAVVAVLIVNLTQRKRQRGELRITRLSEQYKEMQEEMSLALLDSHQQKLWLKAQKKKHKQEAKAAKAKAKLNTPQDKVTPRVYVLDFKGSMDAHEVASLREEVTAVLAVATPQDQVVVRLESPGGVVHGYGLAASQLQRLREKQIPLTVAVDKVAASGGYMMACVADKIVAAPFSIIGSIGVVAQIPNFNRFLKNKEIDIELHTAGQYKRTLTLLGENTEEGRQKFREDLNETHHLFKDFVRRMRPTLDIEQVATGEHWYGVQAQEKGLVDEVGTSDDLLLNLMEGRELVGVRFAQRKRLLDRFTNSAAESADRLLLRWLQRGQKPLL; this is translated from the coding sequence GTGGAATTACTTTCTGAATATGGGTTGTTTTTGGCGAAAATCGCGACGGTGGTGATTGCCATTGCGGTGGTTGCGGTTCTGATTGTCAACCTGACGCAGCGCAAGCGTCAGCGTGGGGAGTTACGCATCACCCGCCTGAGCGAGCAGTATAAAGAGATGCAGGAAGAGATGTCTCTGGCGCTGCTTGACAGTCATCAACAGAAGCTGTGGCTCAAAGCGCAGAAGAAAAAGCATAAGCAGGAAGCCAAAGCGGCAAAGGCAAAGGCGAAGCTCAATACGCCACAGGATAAGGTCACACCACGGGTTTACGTGCTCGATTTTAAAGGCAGCATGGATGCGCATGAAGTCGCGTCTTTGCGCGAAGAGGTCACTGCCGTGCTGGCCGTGGCGACGCCGCAGGACCAGGTCGTTGTTCGTCTTGAAAGCCCGGGGGGTGTGGTGCACGGCTACGGCCTGGCGGCCTCTCAGCTGCAGCGCCTGCGTGAAAAACAGATCCCGCTGACCGTGGCCGTAGATAAAGTGGCGGCGAGTGGTGGCTACATGATGGCCTGCGTGGCGGACAAAATTGTGGCCGCACCGTTCTCGATTATTGGCTCGATCGGCGTGGTCGCACAGATCCCGAACTTTAACCGCTTCCTGAAAAATAAAGAGATTGATATCGAGCTTCACACCGCGGGTCAGTACAAACGTACCCTGACGCTGCTGGGGGAAAACACGGAAGAAGGGCGCCAAAAATTCCGTGAGGATCTCAACGAAACACATCATCTCTTTAAAGACTTTGTGCGCCGTATGCGCCCGACGCTGGACATTGAGCAGGTCGCAACGGGTGAGCACTGGTACGGCGTTCAGGCGCAGGAGAAAGGGCTGGTGGATGAAGTCGGAACCAGCGACGATCTGCTGCTCAACCTGATGGAAGGCCGGGAACTGGTGGGCGTCCGCTTTGCCCAGCGCAAGCGACTCCTTGACCGCTTTACCAACAGTGCGGCAGAAAGCGCGGACCGCCTGCTGCTCCGCTGGCTACAGCGGGGACAAAAACCGCTGCTGTAA
- the rnm gene encoding RNase RNM, whose translation MSDTTYAIIYDLHSHTQASDGLLTPEALVHRAVEMRIGTLAITDHDTTDAIPAARAEIARCGLALNLVSGVEISTVWENHEIHIVGLNIDIDHPALIDFLQEQKTRRNQRAEMIGERLEKAHIPGALEGAQKLANGGAVTRGHFARFLVEAGKATTMADVFKKYLARGKTGYVPPQWCTIKQAIDVIHHSGGKAVLAHPGRYNLSAKWLKRLLAHFAENGGEAMEVAQCQQAPNERAQLATYARQYGLLGSQGSDFHQPCAWIELGRKLWLPAGVEPVWQLWEQPQQIEEREV comes from the coding sequence TTGAGCGATACCACCTACGCGATTATTTATGATTTACACAGCCATACTCAGGCCTCTGATGGCCTGCTGACACCCGAAGCCCTGGTTCATCGTGCCGTTGAAATGCGCATCGGCACGCTGGCGATAACCGATCACGATACGACGGATGCCATTCCGGCAGCGCGCGCCGAGATTGCCCGCTGCGGGCTGGCACTCAATCTGGTGTCCGGCGTCGAGATTTCGACCGTCTGGGAAAACCATGAGATTCATATCGTTGGCCTGAACATCGATATAGACCATCCGGCACTTATTGACTTTTTGCAAGAACAAAAAACGCGCCGCAACCAGCGCGCAGAGATGATCGGCGAGCGTCTGGAAAAGGCACATATTCCTGGCGCGCTGGAAGGTGCGCAAAAGCTGGCGAACGGCGGGGCGGTTACGCGCGGTCATTTCGCCCGTTTTCTGGTAGAGGCGGGTAAAGCCACGACGATGGCGGATGTCTTTAAAAAGTATCTGGCGCGCGGGAAAACCGGATACGTTCCGCCACAGTGGTGTACAATAAAACAAGCTATTGATGTGATTCATCATTCTGGCGGTAAGGCCGTGCTGGCCCATCCGGGGCGGTATAATCTTTCTGCTAAATGGCTGAAAAGGCTGCTGGCGCACTTTGCCGAAAACGGTGGAGAGGCGATGGAAGTCGCCCAGTGTCAGCAGGCACCCAACGAGCGCGCGCAGCTCGCGACCTATGCCCGACAGTACGGCCTGCTTGGCTCACAGGGTTCTGATTTCCATCAGCCCTGCGCCTGGATCGAACTGGGGCGCAAGCTCTGGCTGCCCGCTGGCGTTGAGCCGGTCTGGCAGCTCTGGGAACAGCCGCAGCAAATTGAAGAGAGGGAAGTATGA
- the trpCF gene encoding bifunctional indole-3-glycerol-phosphate synthase TrpC/phosphoribosylanthranilate isomerase TrpF translates to MQTVLAKIVADKAIWVEARKQQQPLASFQNDVVPSSRRFYDALQGARTAFILECKKASPSKGVIRDDFDPARIAGIYKHHASAISVLTDEKYFQGSFDFLPIVSGIAPQPILCKDFIIDPYQIWLARFYQADACLLMLSVLDDEQYRQLSAVAHSLKMGVLTEVSNEEELERAIALEAKVVGINNRDLRDLSIDLNRTRQLAPRLGSGVTVISESGINSYAQVRELSHFANGFLIGSAMMEHDDLNAAVRRVLLGENKVCGLTREQDAQAAYEAGAIYGGLIFVDSSPRAVSEEQARKVIAAAPLSYVGVFRNADIAEVVEKADALSLSAVQLHGDEDQAYIDALRATLAPQVQIWKAQRVDDTLPPRNLNHVDKYVLDNGQGGTGQRFDWSLLNGEKLDNVLLAGGLSPDNCVEAAKTGCAGLDFNSGVESQPGSKDASKLASVFKTLRAY, encoded by the coding sequence ATGCAGACCGTTTTAGCGAAAATCGTTGCCGATAAGGCCATCTGGGTGGAAGCCCGCAAGCAACAGCAGCCGCTTGCCAGTTTCCAGAACGACGTCGTCCCGAGCAGCCGTCGTTTCTATGACGCCCTGCAGGGTGCGCGCACCGCGTTTATTCTTGAGTGCAAAAAGGCGTCTCCCTCAAAAGGCGTTATCCGTGACGATTTCGACCCGGCGCGCATTGCCGGTATTTATAAGCATCATGCCTCAGCCATCTCCGTGCTGACGGATGAGAAATATTTTCAGGGCAGCTTCGATTTTCTGCCGATCGTCAGCGGCATCGCGCCGCAGCCGATCCTCTGTAAAGACTTCATTATCGATCCGTATCAGATTTGGCTGGCGCGCTTTTACCAGGCCGACGCCTGCCTGCTGATGCTCTCGGTGCTTGACGACGAGCAGTACCGCCAGCTCTCTGCCGTCGCGCACAGCCTGAAAATGGGCGTGCTGACCGAAGTGAGCAACGAAGAGGAGCTGGAGCGCGCGATTGCGCTGGAAGCCAAAGTGGTCGGCATTAACAACCGCGATCTGCGTGACCTGTCCATTGACCTGAACCGCACGCGCCAGCTGGCGCCGCGGCTGGGCTCTGGCGTCACGGTCATCAGCGAATCCGGCATTAACAGCTACGCCCAGGTGCGCGAGCTGAGCCACTTCGCCAACGGTTTCCTGATTGGCTCCGCCATGATGGAACATGACGATCTCAATGCGGCAGTACGTCGCGTGCTGCTGGGTGAGAACAAAGTCTGCGGCTTAACCCGCGAACAGGACGCCCAGGCCGCGTATGAAGCCGGAGCGATTTATGGCGGGCTGATTTTTGTGGATTCCTCTCCTCGCGCGGTCAGCGAAGAGCAGGCGCGTAAGGTCATCGCCGCGGCACCACTCAGCTATGTTGGCGTGTTCCGCAATGCGGATATCGCCGAGGTGGTTGAAAAAGCCGACGCGTTATCCCTGAGCGCAGTGCAGCTTCACGGCGATGAAGATCAGGCCTATATCGATGCCCTGCGCGCCACGCTGGCGCCGCAGGTACAGATCTGGAAAGCGCAACGCGTTGACGATACGTTGCCCCCGCGTAACCTGAACCACGTGGATAAATACGTTCTCGATAACGGCCAGGGCGGAACCGGCCAGCGTTTTGACTGGTCCCTGCTGAACGGCGAAAAGCTGGACAACGTCCTGCTGGCGGGCGGATTAAGCCCGGATAACTGTGTAGAAGCCGCGAAAACCGGCTGCGCAGGCCTCGATTTCAATTCAGGCGTAGAGTCCCAGCCGGGTAGTAAAGATGCCAGCAAACTGGCCTCGGTTTTTAAAACTCTGCGTGCATATTAA
- a CDS encoding YciN family protein produces MQNTTQPIDRASLLIEANKLIRDHEDTLAGIEATGVEQRNGVLVFSGEYFLDEQGLPTPKSTAVFNMFKYLAHTLSEKYHLVD; encoded by the coding sequence ATGCAGAATACGACCCAACCTATTGACCGAGCCTCTCTGCTTATCGAAGCAAACAAGCTTATTCGTGACCATGAAGATACGCTGGCAGGCATTGAAGCCACCGGCGTAGAGCAGCGAAATGGCGTGCTGGTTTTCAGCGGCGAATACTTCCTTGATGAACAAGGCTTACCGACCCCGAAAAGCACCGCCGTGTTTAACATGTTTAAATACCTGGCACATACGCTTTCCGAGAAATATCACCTGGTCGATTAA
- the trpL gene encoding trp operon leader peptide, protein MTAHFTLHGWWRTS, encoded by the coding sequence ATGACAGCACATTTCACTCTGCACGGCTGGTGGCGTACTTCCTGA